Below is a genomic region from Pseudomonadota bacterium.
TACCAGAGTAAAACCTCCGGGAGGCGCGTACTGTTTCAAAAAAAAAAGGCTTTTCGATAAATCCCTGTTCAACAGAACGGACCTATCAGAAAAGCCACATTTTTGGATATTCCCATAAACCAGTTCAACGGCTGCTCGGTGCTGGTCAACGAAAACAGCACCGGCAGCCCCCCGGCTCAAGGCTTCAAGGCCGAAAGCGCCGGTTCCGGCAAAAAGATCGAGTACCTGCCCCTCTTTAATCTCTGTACCGATTACACTGAAAATCGCCTCGCGAGCCCGGTCGGCTGTGGGCCGGATCAATTGTCCCAGGGCTTTGGCGGGGCTGCTGAGCTTTCTACCCCGTGCTGTACCGGCAATAATTCTCAAATCGCCTTGCCTCTTAATCCGCCGGATTTAGTATACAACATCTGTAGGCTACAGATATTTCCTGATGAGAATTTCTGCGATCTGTACCGCATTCAATGCCGCACCTTTCAAGATATTATCTGAAACGACCCACAGATTGATGCCGTTTTCTATTGATTCATCCTCGCGAATTCTCCCAACAAGTGTTTCAAATTTGCCAGCGCAATCAATGGCCAGCGGATAAAGAGACTTTTCCGGATCATCGACAAGCTTGACACCCTCTGCAACTGCCATGAGGGCTTTGACCTCGGCGGCGCTGATTTTTTTCCGGGTTTCAACATTAACCGATTCAGAATGTCCATATACCACCGGAACCCGCACCGTAGTGGCGGTAACCCCGATTTTTTGGTCTTCAAATATCTTACGGGTTT
It encodes:
- the rsmD gene encoding 16S rRNA (guanine(966)-N(2))-methyltransferase RsmD, yielding MRIIAGTARGRKLSSPAKALGQLIRPTADRAREAIFSVIGTEIKEGQVLDLFAGTGAFGLEALSRGAAGAVFVDQHRAAVELVYGNIQKCGFSDRSVLLNRDLSKSLFFLKQYAPPGGFTLVFIDPPYRTNLWQGVIEQISGLDILNDNVLIIVEDDSSAALPDSPGKFDLSDKRRYGDTGFWLYRRGGNNP